A segment of the Helicobacter fennelliae genome:
TTGCTTTATCAAAAAACACACTAAGATTTTAGATGTCAAAGGTCGCTAAGATTTGCAACATAGACTAGATTTACTTGCAATAATAACAAAATTTATCACAATCCTAGAATCTCGCAGATTTTTGCACAGATTTTTTGGCTTTGAGAATCTATTTTGGCTTGAGATTCTGTGCTTTGGTTTTGTGTGATTGGGTGAAAATCCTCAAGCCGCAGTAAATGCGCGTGCGGATAAAATATGCTTGCAGGAGATTCTAGTCTGCCCCAATGCCAGTCAAAATATTTTGGCAAAAGCACAAAAGTAGGCACGCCAACGCAAAGTGCCAAATGCGCGATCGCGCTATCAATGCAAACAAGCAAATCCACTTCTTTGAGCGCCTTGTAAGTATCGAGCCAATCGCTAAATTTCAAGCCACAATCCACAATGCCTGCTTTGTGTAATTGCTCTTGCTATTTTTTTGTCTGAGCCCCCCACCCAATCGCATTTTTGGGCACTTGAAAGGAGAGAAGCTCAATGTGTGAATCGGGCAAAAATTTTAACATATCAAGCAAAAATGTGAGTGAGAGATTTCTTGAACGGAAATCGTTATAATCAAGCTCCGTATCCCAAAAAAGCGCGATTTTTTTGTGTGATTTGTGGTGCTTTGGGGGTTTTGGCTTGATTTTATGCTTGAGTTTGTGCAAGAATTTATATTAGATTCTATATTGGAATCCATATTAAATTCTGCGTTGGATTCTGCGCGAGATTCTGTATGAGATTTTGAGGGTCTTTTAGATTCTCAAAGCATTCGCACAAAACTTCAAGCACTTGGGGCTTGAATACAGATTCTAGCGCACTAGAATCTAGCGCGCTTGTGTGAGAGTTAAGATTCTCACAGATTTCGCACGCTTTGTCATATATGCCATTTAGTGCGTAAGCTTTGGCAAGGCAGAGTGCGTGAAAAGCCGAAGGGTCGCACTCATAAGCAAGAGTGCAAAGTTGCAATGCGCTTTGAGCGTTTTTACACAAAAGCGCGCACAGACTGGCAAACTCGATAATCTCTTGAGATTCTACTTGTGCTTGATTTGGTGTGTTGTCTCTGCTTTCTGTTATGGTTTTTGATGTGTTTTTTGTCATAAGGCATTTGTCCTGTAAGCACTTGCTTTGCAAGCTCTAAACCCTGCGCGTAGTCTCCTGCTATAAGCGCACAAAGGACGCCATCACGCACTTTGCGCACTTCTTTTGCCACCGCTTCCATCGCCTTATTTGGTATTTACTCTCCTTATTTTGATTTGTCGCCTTATCGTTTTTATCGTTTTGTCGCGCCCATCTGCCTAATCACACATACCTAAATTGCGCTTCTATGCAGACTTTTATTATTTGTTTGGGCTTGTGTAGCAAAATCCGTGCCTTTAGAATCTGCTTTAAGCTAGAATGTGCTAAGATTGCGATTTTAGATTCTCTGACTTTAGAGTGGGATTTTGCTTAGTGGTAATTTTGGCAGAATCCGCAATTTGCAACAATATAAAAATATTTTGAGTTTAAAGATTTTGGGAGGCAGTATGAATACACAAATTTTGGTGCTTGACTTTGGCAGTCAATACACGCAGCTTATCGCGCGTAGGCTTAGAGAATGCGGAATCTACACAGAGATAATGCCCTATAATGCAAGCATAGAATCTATCCGCGCTAAACGCGCACGCGGGCTAATACTTAGCGGCGGACCTGCAAGCGTGTATGAGGAGAATGCCTACAAGCTAGATTCTGCGATTTTCACACTGGGCGTGCCAATCCTTGGAATCTGCTATGGTATGCAGTATATCGCACATTTTTTTGGCGGAAGTGTGGTAAGGGCAGAGGCACAGGAGTTTGGCAAAGCGGTTTTAGAAATTGCGGATTTAAATTTGGCGTTGTTTAAGGGTGTAAAGCAAGATTCTATCGTGTGGATGAGCCACGCGGATAAGGTGGAGTCTCTACCTAGCGGCTTTGTGGAATTAGCTAAAAGTGGAAATACGCATTATTGTGCTATCGCGGACTTTAAACGAAATGTATATGCTTTGCAGTTTCACCCAGAAGTCGTGCATAGTGAGTGTGGCGGAGAGATTTTGCGGAATTTTGCTGTGGGGATTTGTGGGGCAGATACAAGCTGGAATATGCGGAATTTTGCGGAAAGTGAGATTGCAAAACTGCGTGAAAAAGTGCTTGGGGATTCTAAAAAAGTGGATTCTAAGCCAACGCAAGAAAATCTACAAGAAAAAGGGTTAGATTCTAATGCGGAAGGATTTTGTGATGATTTTAAGGGTTGTGCAGATTTTGAAGCAAGGAGTTTATTAAACATAAATGACGAAGCTACAAAATCAAACTCCCTTAAAAGCACGCAAAAGCCAACGCAGAAAGTGTTGTGTGCTGTGAGTGGGGGCGTAGATTCTAGCGTGGTAGCCATACTTCTTTATCGTGCCATAGGGGAGAATCTTATCCCTGTTTTTGTGGATACTGGGCTTTTAAGAAAGGGGGAGAGAGAAGCGGTAGAAGCGATGTTTAAAGAGAATCTAAAAGTGCCTTTGATTGTAGCAGACGCAAAAGAGCTATTTTTAGGAAGGTTAAAGGGTGTTACAGAGCCTGAGCAAAAGCGAAAAATAATTGGTGAAACCTTCATAGAAGTCTTTGAAGCTGAGGCTAAAAAGCACAACACAAAAGGTGAAATAAAATTCCTAGCACAAGGCACACTCTACCCTGATGTGATTGAATCTGTGAGCGTGAAAGGTCCTAGCAAAACGATAAAAAGCCACCATAATGTCGGCGGACTGCCTGAATGGATGAAGTTTGAGTTAATCGAGCCTTTAAGAGAGCTTTTTAAGGACGAGGTAAGGGCGTTAGGCAGAGAATTAGGAATGCCTGAATCTATGCTTATGAGGCACCCTTTCCCCGGACCCGGACTTGCCATACGCATTATGGGCGAGGTGAATGCGGCGGATTTAGAGCTATTGAAAGAAGCGGATTCTATCTTTATAGAAGAGCTGCATAAATGGGGTTTGTATGATAGCGTGTGGCAGGCATTTTGTGTGCTTTTAAATGTGCGAAGTGTGGGCGTAATGGGCGATAACCGCACTTATGATAATACTATTTGTGTAAGAGCCGTGGAAGCACAAGATGGAATGACAGCGACTTTTTCGCATCTGCCCTATGAGCTACTAGAAAATATCAGCCGCAGGATAATTAATGAAGTCTCAGGCATAAACCGCGTGGTGTATGATATAAGCTCTAAACCGCCTGCTACGATAGAGTGGGAGTAGGGGAAGGTTAAGCATGAGAAATAGATTGGATTTTGAAAAATTTATAACTACCTTAAGGTCTAGTAATAGAACCCTATCTTTTTATGTAGATTGGCAAAAGTGTTTAAAAAATCGTGATGAAATAAGCATTTCTTTAAATCATCTAAATTTTTTACTTGGCAAAGAAAAAACTGAGTTAAAACAAAATATAACAACGCTTTTTAAAGAATATCCAAAGGCGTTTGAGTGCTTGCATATTATTTTGTCTGTGCGAGATGAAAAGGATATTTTATTTGATGAATTTGGCAGACAAAGAGCTTTAAATTCTTATTTTTCTAGTATAGAAGGAATTTATACTTTTATTTGCGAAAGTGGCTTAGCTGAAATATTTGCAGATAAAAAAATCAAAGATTTAAATGATTTTGTCTTCGGTATAGAAGTAGGACTTGATAGCAATGCACGCAAACAACGAAGTGGTAAAATTATGGAAAACCTCATCGCACAAATTTTTACAAAGGCTAATTTATATTTTAAAGAACAAGTAAATATTAAAGATTTTTCAGATTTACACAAGGCTTTTGGTGATGATATTAAAAAATTTGATTTTGTAATTTTTGCAGAACAAAAAAGTTATTTTATAGAATGTAACTTTTATTCTGTTGGTGGAAGCAAACTCAATGAAACTTCAAGAGCCTATCAAGATTTAGCCCCTAAATTTGAGAATTTTTCAAATTATGAATTTATTTGGATAACTGATGGGCGAGGTTGGTTATCAGCCAAAAACAAACTTCAAGAAGCCTATAAAAGTGTAGAAATTTATAATCTTAACAATATACAAGATTTTATCTCAAAGATAAAAAAATGACAGCTCCTCAAATTAATTTTAAACCCCCAACCTTTGAAAGTAAAGACAAACAATTTATCCTTTATCAAGGCGATTGCAACGAGTTTTTACCAAAGTTTAAAGGAGAATTTGACTTGCTTTTTGCTGATCCGCCTTATTTTCTTTCAAATGATGGCTTAAGCATTCAAAGTGGCAAAATTGTAAGTGTTAATAAGGGCGAGTGGGATAAGGAGGCAAGTATTAGTGATATTGATGAGTTTAACACGCAGTGGATACAAAATGCTAAAACCGCCCTAAAAGATACAGGAAGTTTGCTTATAAGCGGAACTTATCATAATATCTTTTCGCTTGGTAGAGTCTTGCAAAAGCTTGATTTTAAGATTTTAAATATTATCACTTGGCAAAAGACTAATCCTCCACCAAATTTTAGCTGTCGCTATCTGACACACTCAACCGAGCAAATTATTTGGGCGAGAAAATCAGCCAAACACAAACATATTTTTAATTATGATTTGCTGAAAAAACTTAATAATGACAAACAAATGCGTGATGTTTGGGCTTTTCCCGCGATTGCTCCTTGGGAGAAAATAAATGGCAAACACCCTACTCAAAAGCCTTTAGCTTTACTTGTCCGCCTTCTTTTAATGGCAAGTAATACAAACTCGCTCACAGGCGATCCTTTTAGTGGCAGTGCGAGCACAGGCATAGCGGCAAATCTCTTGGGACGAAAATTTATAGGCTTTGAAAAAGAAAGCGAGTTTGTAAAAATCTCGGTGGCAAGAAAACTGGAGCTTGAAAAAAATAGTGAAATGATGAAAAATAAAATAAGAGATATAAAATTCTTGCAAAATTTGGGCTTGTTTTGAAACTTAAAAACTACAATAGCTCTTATCACGAGGCTTTGCTAGGCTTGTTTTATAATACTCTTAAAAATGTAAATATTAAAGATTATAGTAAAGAGCAGATTTTAGCGTGGGCTAAAGCTCTTAATGTCCAAGAATTTGATATAAAACTCAAGCAAAATCACACTCTCATAGCCTGTAAAGATAGAGAAATTCTAGGTTTTGCAAGTATGAAAATACAAGATGATTTTGCTTTGCTTGAGTATCTTTTCATCTCTTATAAGCACCAAAGACAAGGCATAGCAAGTTTGCTTTGTGAAAATGTAGAAAGCAAGATAAAAACTCCTATCATCACTTATGCTTCACTTAGTGCAAAGGGCTTTTTTGAAAAAAGAGGTTATATGTGCTTAAAAGAAAATAAGGTGCAAAGAAGTGGCATTGAACTTGTAAATTTCACTATGTAAAAAGCTTAATGTATAGTGAAAATACAGCAAAAGATACAACAAAAAAGATGAAACCATAGAATATCTGCATATTTAGTCAATCTAATAAAACGCAGGTGGTAGATTATTTAGATAGCCAAGATAAAAATAAACACCACTTTATTAAAAGCGTGTTTGAGCTAATAATTCATTCCCCCAGCATTGCTTGCATTTTCTCCAACACCAGTGGGAAGGTTGTGAAGCCATTGGATTCCATAAAATGCCCGCCTGTTTGCGTTTGTATAAATTCTGCGCCTAGATTTTCTGCGAGCTCTTTGCTTAGTTCAGTTGGCACGATTGTGTCATCTTTAGCGCTTAGCACGACTTTTTGCTTGATGATTTGTCGCAGTTTTGGGTAGTCTAGCGGCTTTCGCGTAAAAGGATTGAGGCTTGGCAAAATGCTTAGGGGTTTATCAAAGCCACTCACAAGCAGCACGCCACCCACGCTAGCGACAGAATCTAGCCGCTCCACATAGCGCAAAGTCGTAATGCAGCCAAGGCTATGCCCGATAATAAAGCTGTGCTCATCCGCCACGCCGATCTGCACCTCCAAAGTCGCCAGCCACTCCTCTAGCACAGGCGCGCTAGGATTTGGCAAGCTTAGAATCTCAACGCGCACATTTTTGCTTTGCTCCAGCTCGCCCTTTAGCCACACAAACCAATGCTTGTGCGGATGCGCGTCATAGCCATGAATAATATAAACTTTTTTTGCCTGCATCGCCACTCCTTGCACTCAAAGCGATAATAAAAAATGTATTGTAGCAGATATTTTGGTGTAAAAATCGCAAATATAGCAAAACTTAAAAATCTAGTAGAATCCCACAAATCCACAAAAGCCTAAGAAATTTATTTCTCAAAATTCCTCAAAACCTCCAAAAATCCTCTTATCTCATTTTGGGTAATCGCGCCAATGTTTGCTATGCGAAACATATTTAGCCCATCGATTTTGCCCGGATAAATCGTATAGCCATGATTTTTGCAGTGTGTATGTAGAGATTCAAAGCTCATATTATTAGGTAGGGTAATAGCAGTGATGATGACGCCAAAAGATCGCTTTGGAAAAATCTCAAATCCAAGAGATTTTAAACCCTCTCTTAAAAGTGTATTATTTGCCTTGTATCGCTCAAATCGCATATTTAGCCCCTCAGCTCTTAGCTCATCAATCGCAGTTTTTAGCGCATAGATGGTTTGCACCGGTGGAGTAAATCGCATTTGAAAGTGTGCCTTAAAATATTCATATTGTGCTTTTAGATTGAGATATAGGCTTTTTGAATGGCTTGCTTTTAGGATATTGTCCTCATTTGCTATCACAAAGCTTACTCCTGCTATTGCTTGAATGTTTTTATTGCTTGAAGCGATGATAAAATCCACTTCATCAAGGTTTAGCGGATAGCACGCGTAGCTACTCATACAATCAGCGATAATTTTTGCATCTATATTTTTTGCAATTTTGCTTAAAGTATGCAAATCATTTAATAGTCCGCTTGTAGTCTCACTATGGATAATTGCGATAAAATTTGGTTGCTCTTTTTGTAAAAAATCTGCAACATCATCAAAATCAAGTGGCTCTAAAAAACTTGATTGAAACACCACAAAATTAAGCGAGTGAGCCTTTGCTATTTCTTCCATACGCTTGCCATAAGCTCCATTTGTAATAATAGCAAGCTTGTCATTTGCTCCTACGATCGAGCTTAGGGCAGATTCTACCGCCAAAGTCCCGCTTCCGCCAAATAACACGGCTTTTTTATTTACTCCACCTTGCACGAACTCTACAAGCCCATTGCTTACTTCCTCCATAGTCACGCCAAATTCCCTCTCTCTAGGGCATATATCCTCTACTACTTGCGCGAGCTTTACATTTAGTGTAGTGTTTGCAGGACCGGGATTTAATAGGACATTTGTCATTTTTTCTCCTTTGTGATTTTTAAGTCTTTAAAATCCAAATATGGGATTATTTTTTCTTGTGCGCGATGCAAATGTTCTAGGCAGTCTATCTCACACCAAATTAGATTGTTTTCTATCTTTGCTTGAAAATTTTTTAGTAAATATTCATAATCTTTTACTTTTGTAAAATCTAGCTTTTTAAAAGTATCTAGTGAAATTTTGCTTATTCCTACAAGCTCGGCATTTATAGAGTTTAGCTCGCTTTGATTTTTGGAGAGATTTTTTAGCTTAGAATCTACAATCTCTAAAAATACTTCATCGCCACTTTGTGTAAGGCTACTTGCTAGGATTAAGTCTTTGTGATTATCTTCAAGCAATGTTTTAAGAGCCTTGCTCTCATATAGCAAATCAGATTCTAAAAGCAAAAAATCTTCATCTATAATCCCCTTTAGACATTCAAGCGTATATGCACTTCCAGTATTAGCAAAATGCTCATTTTTATGCGTAAGTACATGGCTATATTTTAGGGCAAGTTTGTCGTATTCTTTGGCATTATATCCTGTGCCTATTATGATTTTATTTATTCCAAATTTACTTAAAAGAGCGATTGATCGCTCAATGAGGCTTAGCTCTAGTCCGCTAATGCGTAAAAATCCCTTAGGCAAATCACCATTTAGTCCTCTTAGTCGGCTACCAAGTCCAGCAGCTAAGATCACTGCTATCATAATTTTTCCTTACTTATTGCGCAGTTAAATCTAAAGCTAGAATTTTTATAGCCTGTTATATTTTGATCTTTTATATCACATTTTAGATTGAGGTCGTGCGCAATTTCTCTAAAAAATGATTTTTCATAATACAAATGCTTTGTTTCACCCTCATAGAGCTTTTTATATTCCTCTTCTCCGTAAGCTTTAATCTTGTAGCTTTTGTCCTCATCGCGCTTTTTAGAATCTAAAATATCCAAAAAAAGCACCTTTTTCTTTGCTTTAGCTATCATCTTATAAATCACTTCTTTTGCATAGTTTAGATTCTCAAAATAATGAAACACGCCAAAGGACGCGACGCAATCATATTGCGGATTTGTATCAAAATCTTTTGCTTGCATTTGGACGATATGAGCGTGTGGCAAGACACTTTGAGCGATAGCACAAAGATTTTTTGCATAAT
Coding sequences within it:
- a CDS encoding GNAT family N-acetyltransferase, translated to MKLKNYNSSYHEALLGLFYNTLKNVNIKDYSKEQILAWAKALNVQEFDIKLKQNHTLIACKDREILGFASMKIQDDFALLEYLFISYKHQRQGIASLLCENVESKIKTPIITYASLSAKGFFEKRGYMCLKENKVQRSGIELVNFTM
- a CDS encoding RBBP9/YdeN family alpha/beta hydrolase; protein product: MQAKKVYIIHGYDAHPHKHWFVWLKGELEQSKNVRVEILSLPNPSAPVLEEWLATLEVQIGVADEHSFIIGHSLGCITTLRYVERLDSVASVGGVLLVSGFDKPLSILPSLNPFTRKPLDYPKLRQIIKQKVVLSAKDDTIVPTELSKELAENLGAEFIQTQTGGHFMESNGFTTFPLVLEKMQAMLGE
- a CDS encoding type II restriction endonuclease, whose protein sequence is MRNRLDFEKFITTLRSSNRTLSFYVDWQKCLKNRDEISISLNHLNFLLGKEKTELKQNITTLFKEYPKAFECLHIILSVRDEKDILFDEFGRQRALNSYFSSIEGIYTFICESGLAEIFADKKIKDLNDFVFGIEVGLDSNARKQRSGKIMENLIAQIFTKANLYFKEQVNIKDFSDLHKAFGDDIKKFDFVIFAEQKSYFIECNFYSVGGSKLNETSRAYQDLAPKFENFSNYEFIWITDGRGWLSAKNKLQEAYKSVEIYNLNNIQDFISKIKK
- the guaA gene encoding glutamine-hydrolyzing GMP synthase, whose product is MNTQILVLDFGSQYTQLIARRLRECGIYTEIMPYNASIESIRAKRARGLILSGGPASVYEENAYKLDSAIFTLGVPILGICYGMQYIAHFFGGSVVRAEAQEFGKAVLEIADLNLALFKGVKQDSIVWMSHADKVESLPSGFVELAKSGNTHYCAIADFKRNVYALQFHPEVVHSECGGEILRNFAVGICGADTSWNMRNFAESEIAKLREKVLGDSKKVDSKPTQENLQEKGLDSNAEGFCDDFKGCADFEARSLLNINDEATKSNSLKSTQKPTQKVLCAVSGGVDSSVVAILLYRAIGENLIPVFVDTGLLRKGEREAVEAMFKENLKVPLIVADAKELFLGRLKGVTEPEQKRKIIGETFIEVFEAEAKKHNTKGEIKFLAQGTLYPDVIESVSVKGPSKTIKSHHNVGGLPEWMKFELIEPLRELFKDEVRALGRELGMPESMLMRHPFPGPGLAIRIMGEVNAADLELLKEADSIFIEELHKWGLYDSVWQAFCVLLNVRSVGVMGDNRTYDNTICVRAVEAQDGMTATFSHLPYELLENISRRIINEVSGINRVVYDISSKPPATIEWE
- a CDS encoding class I SAM-dependent methyltransferase, with product MNSGFARLGGIDYAKNLCAIAQSVLPHAHIVQMQAKDFDTNPQYDCVASFGVFHYFENLNYAKEVIYKMIAKAKKKVLFLDILDSKKRDEDKSYKIKAYGEEEYKKLYEGETKHLYYEKSFFREIAHDLNLKCDIKDQNITGYKNSSFRFNCAISKEKL
- a CDS encoding pyridoxal-phosphate-dependent aminotransferase family protein, translated to MTNVLLNPGPANTTLNVKLAQVVEDICPREREFGVTMEEVSNGLVEFVQGGVNKKAVLFGGSGTLAVESALSSIVGANDKLAIITNGAYGKRMEEIAKAHSLNFVVFQSSFLEPLDFDDVADFLQKEQPNFIAIIHSETTSGLLNDLHTLSKIAKNIDAKIIADCMSSYACYPLNLDEVDFIIASSNKNIQAIAGVSFVIANEDNILKASHSKSLYLNLKAQYEYFKAHFQMRFTPPVQTIYALKTAIDELRAEGLNMRFERYKANNTLLREGLKSLGFEIFPKRSFGVIITAITLPNNMSFESLHTHCKNHGYTIYPGKIDGLNMFRIANIGAITQNEIRGFLEVLRNFEK
- a CDS encoding DNA-methyltransferase, coding for MTAPQINFKPPTFESKDKQFILYQGDCNEFLPKFKGEFDLLFADPPYFLSNDGLSIQSGKIVSVNKGEWDKEASISDIDEFNTQWIQNAKTALKDTGSLLISGTYHNIFSLGRVLQKLDFKILNIITWQKTNPPPNFSCRYLTHSTEQIIWARKSAKHKHIFNYDLLKKLNNDKQMRDVWAFPAIAPWEKINGKHPTQKPLALLVRLLLMASNTNSLTGDPFSGSASTGIAANLLGRKFIGFEKESEFVKISVARKLELEKNSEMMKNKIRDIKFLQNLGLF
- a CDS encoding phosphocholine cytidylyltransferase family protein; translation: MIAVILAAGLGSRLRGLNGDLPKGFLRISGLELSLIERSIALLSKFGINKIIIGTGYNAKEYDKLALKYSHVLTHKNEHFANTGSAYTLECLKGIIDEDFLLLESDLLYESKALKTLLEDNHKDLILASSLTQSGDEVFLEIVDSKLKNLSKNQSELNSINAELVGISKISLDTFKKLDFTKVKDYEYLLKNFQAKIENNLIWCEIDCLEHLHRAQEKIIPYLDFKDLKITKEKK